The following DNA comes from Vespula pensylvanica isolate Volc-1 chromosome 5, ASM1446617v1, whole genome shotgun sequence.
aaaaagCCATATTAAcatgtaatgataataatctaCAATGTGATAAGAATGAATGCAATATTGAAGGTAACACGGATAATTCTGGAAACTCTATTCACccaaatacaaaaattaatcaaataattaaaaatgatgacGAGTTGCGAATTACAGAAATAAACGGTAATGGATCAGATAAATCATTGAATGTgatgaaagatataaattgcAATAATGACAATTGTAAAGATTATTTAGAACCTCAGATatcagaaatgaaaatgattgaaGATGCTGAAGGCATTTTGTTGAGTAATATCGATTGTTTAAAAAGTTCTAACAATataaatgaagtaaaaaagaataatgatcAAGCATTAGACTCATTAATACAATCGAATATTGCAGAACAGAAACatgtatcgaataaatataaaaaagaagagcacTTGGATAATGTTAGTGATAATATCACACAtgtaatagataataaaattgtaagtaattttgaaaaatcagaagaattaatatttgaaaagacaGATGAAAAAACAATACCTATATTTCATGATATCAATTCTCAATATGACAGTGATGATGAATGGACTATTGAAGGCAACATATTTGATTTCTTTGGAAACTCTATTCTATCAAGTTTAAAAATGAATCAGTTAATTAAAAGTGATGATGacctaataaaaattacagaaaTAAACGATGATGGATCAGATAAATCAATGTgatgaaagatataaattacaattatgaCAATTGTAAAGATTATTTAGAATCTTAgatattagaaatgaaaatgattgcAAACTCGAGATATTTTGTCaagtaatattaaatcttAAAATGGATTAATCAATgcaaattaaaattagaacAATTACTATACTTAactaacaaaagaaaaaaaaaagaatgtgaaAGTAGATATTAGCAAAAATAGGTGTGATTAAAGATGAGTTATTATGGATGTAGATAATGTACATTATAAATCACAAGGTACAGTAGactcataaatattattgttaaataaaatttttcaaaatgttgATATTCAAAGTAGGTACATATCCAAACgtaaaaagttataataatagttaaaatgtaaacaataatatgattatatcgtttacattaaccccttttttttttatataacttggGAAAAATGTACAACCTTTACGTTTTTATGTGTTatgtaatagaattttatatgtttaaaaaataaagatatttttataacaaaattattgcgtcttgtttatttttccgatatttaattaaaatagatgACAATTTCTCATAAGGTGATAATTTTTCccaaagtaatttttttgcattagcattatttctcttatataacaaaaattaaattagaaatattaatctatGATGTTTTTTATAATCTGCAGGGTGATGTGGTTGATATGAGTAATTTAATGTTATTTGTTGAAGAAAATCTACTTTATGCCACGGACAAATGTTATGGACAGGATTACTTTACTCCTAAAGTAGAGAATGATAAAAACTGTACAGAATGCTTGATGAATATTCCCTTGATATCGCCTGAAAGTACATTGCGTGAAAAAACAATTGAAGTATTGTCTGATTCATCATTATCTACTGAAtcgttaaatttgttaatgaaTGCAGATAATAatccatttaaaaatgtatataatggtGAATGCAACGATGAGAATAtacaatcaaatataaaaaaacgatCTACCAATCCTTTTTTGGAAGATGCAGATAAGCACAAGAATCTTACTAATGTTTTATCACCACAAATGTTTATGCAAATTTGGAAGACAAACCAAAGATTTCAAATGCAAATAATAACTATGTTTAATATTCTTCTTGCAAAAATAGATTCAACTTCTGTAGAAGTTAACATTCATTCAtcagaaaatgaaataaaaaaaagttacgaaGAACGTTTGCTTTATGCTtcagaatttttgaaaaatataattttaaaagaagatatatcatctttattaatatcaaaaccAGCAAACTGTTTTAATAACGTTACAATCGATACTAACTCTAACAAGAGTAATGGAATATGTGTGCctttatttgcaaataatactaattatGTTACAACTGGACATTCAGAaatcaatgataataacatAAACAATGTACAATTGGGATTGTtggaacaaataaaagaaatgaatgatatTACTTCAAATTCTAAAGCACAAGTTCCATCTatccaatctttttttatggaaCAAAATATAAGTGCTATTAGAGATTCGTCTACTGAAAGATCAGCTATGACTGAATTAAAAACAAACACATCTCTCTTCCCATGTCAGAATGATTttacaaataacaaaaaagatcaATTTAATGTATTGGGATCAGTActaacaaatgaaataatatataatgaatctAATGAAACCAATCCTTTTAAAgtcttattaaaattgaaagacTCAAATGTAACTCAAGTAGGAAATGAAAACCTTGAtattgagaaatattattcattagaCTGTactaattttgataaaaatcatattgaaattaaaaatacatatgatCATAGATCAATGATACAATACAACGATTATACACCATTTACTTCTAAGTGCGTATATGATTCTTTTTATCCAGAATTTATatcaacaaataataataataatccatttCCTTCATTCAAAAATGGGGAAGATATCACTTTCCAATCTGGCGATAGATTTGTAGATAATCCGAAAActataagaagaaatttccATTTTAAGCAAGAATTTGAAACATCAAATGGAAATTCTggtatatcattattttctgaaaatgattattttcaaacttCTAACAATTATTCCACATCattgagaaataataaaatagaacaattAATTAGCCCACAATTTTCATTgccaataaataaattatcgatagcAGACGAAGAATTTCCATGgtttgataaattaaatgttatatctAACTCACTAATGTGTACAAATTTGTtagatgaaaaagatattaaagaaCCAAAAATTAATTCACAAAGATTAGCAAATATTTCTACAGGAACTTGGATCAGAGATGCGGAGAATACAGTGTCATCACAAGTAAATATTCAGAATGAAAATTACACAAACCAATCATTGATTGATTCgctaacaataataaatacagaTCAACAGTTTCAAACAACTGCAGATAATACTAATCGTTATCAGGAgccaattaaaaattttgattcaGAGTTTACACGTTTTCCatatagagaatatatatatgatgatacaagaaattttaattgtacTACAGAGAATAATTTAGGTCTTCAGAGTTACAGTGGAAAATCTCAAACTAATACATATTCAAATGATATCAgttgtaaagaaaaacaagtagAAAATGAACATAATATCATGCATACAAATGTTGTAAGTACAATTACTGATGAGAAAGTAAATATGCCTtgttatgaatatttaataagcaCTACTAAAGGATTagcaaagattttttttcgaatagcAGGTTTGTActtaatctttatatttttaacatagatttgatttttatgtaaataatgttttatataatttacacagaaataacaaataaaaaattatgcatatttcattttgaaaatgaagGATGGTTATTAACTAACGATTTTGTGGCAGCATTTACTACTTATACAACAGTTTCAGAATATTGTAAACAATTACAGATATgtcatttaaatatcaattttaaagaaatcaaTAGATTGGAAAGTCCAACTGCATTTTTTCAACTTGATAAGTAAGTAATTATAacattctataaaaattattattgttatcacattatttataatgcaaGAAGTTTTATAACTTCTGTTTTATAACTTCTATTTTAGAATGCCATTAAATGTATCTCGAGATAAAGCAAACaggattaataatattcactTGATGCctttaaaatctattattagagttcttataaaactaaaaattgttacaatagaagaagtaaatagaattaatataacaagAGGATTTAgagagaatttaattttacagaaAGTATGGGTAAGTGATATTTTGcaattataattgttatctaataattagcctttgtaataataattgtaataaaaatctttcagaTTTTGATTAGGTTTTATGGACAATTAAAACGTTTTGTGCAAAAAAGAATGGACAAATAAACATTAAACACAATAAACATTAGAACTTAATTTGAACATCAGCATTAATGGGGTAAAATCGAGTTAATCTTAATtagataatgataaattataagcCTACTCACAATAGgtgataataaatagataatatatgtaagacaaattattttttaatttgttaatggTGGtcttaagagaaaatataaaaatattttgtttattacaaCTTGTGTATAGACAATACACAAATGACATGTATTAGACAGAATATCCAATACAAAGagttatattgttaataaaaaaatatattttatttttataataaatatatccaactatattaatatataatatacttataatttatagttataattttatgatataattattaataataaaatttaataccgaatcagaatatattattatatttaaaaaatgtattataattacaataattttaaaaatgaccTTTCCAAATCAagttgatttaaataatatatcaaaagtaATCCATTCTCAAATCGATAACTGAGTGTTCAAATTGTATAACCGGAAATGATGACATCTATCGGAATTTTGTtgtaattaacaatattactATACAGCCAACTTCAAGTAATGTGAGCAAGCACGTCGGAGCAGACGATTTCGCGTGCTTaatgtttaaattttaatattatttcgtttattctaaaaatttaagaaatatatttataataacaaaatggcTGATAAAGTAAACAAAGAAGCTGAAAGCTTGAAAGGTttctcaaaatattttaatagtgTGACCATACAAGGACGAGCAAACGTAAGTAACCTcaacattatttctttcttttaaaattgatattttcgaacattaatattataaaaaagaaattacattgaaatatataataaacataattttgGATTTTATAGGTAGCTAAAGCAACATATGCCCTTGTAGCTCTAATTTCAGCTTACGTTTATCTCAAACCAAAGAAAGCAGTggcaaaataagaaaatgaagacATATAATCATCTTATATAATGATTCTGTCTATAAATTAGGTGTGCtatttacttaataaaaatgtagtaAACAATTTATGcgttttttgtattttcaattttttatttaaaattgttatacgCGTTAATAGATACAAGCCTTACAATACTACAATAccaattattttttccatgatatatttttaatataaatgtttctttgaaatttatatattttcaaattattttcattagaaatttcTAACAAATCAGTATGATTCTAATTGTATGTTCAATATCGATTATGGtttatcgatagatagatcttTGACAGCTAGACcgaatattattactttagaAGTACTgtagaatattgaaaatatatgtatatatatttatggtctaagaataaaaaataaccaTTCATTGAAAGATGATCCTTgtttattatgtacatataatttattatataagtatggttaagttgaaaaaaataattatacatatctacatatatgtgtatatgtttacCCTTAACTTGATATACAttcttatttgatataaaatcatattattttaaacatattaatgtgtataatttattaaatcaagTTTTAAGTTCACATAACAAAAAGCAATGACAAATATTTtgtgaaaatgtaaaagaaaaagttaaatatgaaaattcaattaattgcAAAAAACACTTTAAAAAGTTGCATTAtctagattttttatatatttatgtatgtattcatagaaatacatataattatgatttaatgaaagcatatatatatatatatatatatatatatatatacatatatatatatgtgtgtgtgtatatataaataattttatagaaattttatatgactagaatttaatatatcagcatgttacataattttattatataattacaagaGCGCATTTTTTCCCTCCActtaattctaattttaagtgatatcttaaaaattggaggacgaaatatttaaatagattatGTGGCTTTTCTTTCAGATTATgtcgaataatataattacgagTGATAAGATAGATTTCAAATATTGACAATTATCATCATTTCTAGCATAATTGAGAATCTAATTagatttaaagaatttaattgtactaacaaaatattagaataatttaatggTTGAAATTTTCGTTTTGCAGGAACTCGTGACGTTAgataaacatataattatatgtatatatacatttctttgacttttattaatgaattagatttaattttttgttcacaaataaaatttatcattttttaatgttatatattattagatattatgtAGATGtaccattgaaaatattattctaaaattCGTTGCGAATCGCAAATAGAgtttaatcaatatttcatttaatgttttatatatatatatatatatatatatatatatatatatatatataaatgtgtatatatttatatttatatttacaatattcttTGTAATAgtcttttcatttaaatagtTATAGACGTTGTAGATATTATAGATCTTTGTACAAATATTCTCTACTTTTGGAACACTTTCTAGCAACGTCGtgtgtaatttataaatatacatggaatatatacttatatatatatgtaattttttatcgtatatatataatcgctatatttacatatagcacttatttaaaaatatccgTATTACTAGCTATTTCTCTAACATACAGTCTCGGTTTTCATTATCTTAAAAATACGCGatcatttaaatgtaatatttacaacattaaaaaaatgataaccGTAGTAAGATATGAACATTCTTGAAAGTatgaataaatagatttttatctatgaaatttttacataaaattaatagctttatattatgtaatgaTATTTCCAATGAGTTAAatgatgaataaatataaataatactgcTTTTATTATCGgtgaaattcataaaaatctgTATTTAAGATTATGACTAAAGAGTTATGTTTTTatcgatatgaaatatttttagtgcataaaatttatacaagGCAGCACATCGTACTTGAAGACGTATATCTACTTCAACAAATGCATTAACACAAGGCAACGTAAACCATTCAGTAGCTGTTCAACAATAATGAggtaagatttctttttttttttttttttaattatttgggTAATAATAAGATTTAGAAAAGATTAGATTACAAAAATAAGTTGCGTTTAAATCTAATCGTACGATGACATAATCTCAATGATAATGattgttcttttaattatttttttattgaaattgactgccctttttttattaagtatatCTATGTTATACACTAACGATAAAAGTGAGATTTTAtgaacgtaataatatttcgacTTACACCTAGCATAGTTCGAATAGAATTCTATGATAATTCGAAAACTAGCTACATAAGagaatcgttattattatttttattccagcCATTTTGATCGGAAGAAATTTTAGTGACTTTGTTTACATTTCTTATTGAACTACAAGCGGGATAATAAACGAGAGTACCTGGACTGTTTGGTCTATTCGATAATCTAATGCTTTGCCTAGTCCCACCATTTGTAATATGAACATTATTGTTTCTACCAATGGTATTTGTCCTATAAAGATGATTTTGTCTAATAGAATTTCTTAATTCTATATTCGTCATGTTCGACACGTTTGTTACACTTGACTCATCGTGAGTTTGAAATTCGGGACTATCTCTATCACGACCGAAAAAGCCCGAACCACAAAAAAGTTTCATAAATATGCGTTTGAATTTTCTTCCGAAGATcacgtatattataaaattgatgcTGCTATTTATAGTCACCAACAGGTTACCGAGTTGAACTAACCACCGGGGTGGATCGTCGATAAAACTCTCGAATATATTTGAGGTAAGGGGTAGAATGTTGCATATAACGAAGACGATTACGACACAAAGTAACATCGTTGCCAATCCAATTTCTCGTCTTTGATGATGCGTCAGTTGTTGCAAATCTCTGTTCGCTTTCCTGACCTgcaaaatatatgataatacatatataataatagataagaaCAATTTCCTTTTGCGTTGACAAGAAAGAGACATCCTTATCGTAACGTTTGTTATTTatctatgtttttctttctcactctctcactttctctttctctttctctctttctctctctctctctccttttcaaaCGTCTATTCCTCGCACCCAATTTTGTCTTGTAAACAAGTCGTATTATTTGAGTAGAAGCAAGAGc
Coding sequences within:
- the LOC122629113 gene encoding uncharacterized protein LOC122629113, yielding MQDASGRYEDVQKIILSLLVSRKDAIPLGVLAKDYQDQEGEPIPWKEFGYITLLDYLKSMPKFISFERLNGTYYVRGVASDKSKHVSSLVARQKISLKKRNYIRRTYRPSYYYPKTSTPRIHIPANILSDIINMVKQNPNGIKKEYVLKEVNDKLPCINISITDLEEQIKNLSHELFIDGNRIYPLKKYTKPISNKCISSNILSRGEKVNLPSKDSVELSKYFVSGETDSNKESDIDDEDRFIFASKLQNNSENKNKISNKKQPISMFIQESVSKFNNQVDQLNDKSRFDNKGIKHNSSEQNVTLHTPIEKLQDDITYLGSEDVKVLISDRTRFRLEKLIQKYPNGIWCAELPEKYMEEYNVPLNYIELGFNSVREFASYLPEIFQCKQLHPSADFILYDAKIKLPDTKKNNKTKLLNVAELYTQSYLEEDEVEALPVVVSSDTSNKLMPEGVMIIGECVGQINVTDLENITQPYVEVFVEEVFTPSLFWIQLRKKKKLFNKLMDDLHIFYKEKYMDYKIPPVVLEKGLNCACKYNDIWHRGIIKTVKPDLQVTVMFYDYGTLKTYSPEAIYYLHRLFSYLPAQAIPCGLYNTKPCSGEQWSKGVTYEFAERTSQRPLIATIVSTDPENNSMLVTLTDTMEEEDVHINDWMVHQNLAVHGQMGDVVDMSNLMLFVEENLLYATDKCYGQDYFTPKVENDKNCTECLMNIPLISPESTLREKTIEVLSDSSLSTESLNLLMNADNNPFKNVYNGECNDENIQSNIKKRSTNPFLEDADKHKNLTNVLSPQMFMQIWKTNQRFQMQIITMFNILLAKIDSTSVEVNIHSSENEIKKSYEERLLYASEFLKNIILKEDISSLLISKPANCFNNVTIDTNSNKSNGICVPLFANNTNYVTTGHSEINDNNINNVQLGLLEQIKEMNDITSNSKAQVPSIQSFFMEQNISAIRDSSTERSAMTELKTNTSLFPCQNDFTNNKKDQFNVLGSVLTNEIIYNESNETNPFKVLLKLKDSNVTQVGNENLDIEKYYSLDCTNFDKNHIEIKNTYDHRSMIQYNDYTPFTSKCVYDSFYPEFISTNNNNNPFPSFKNGEDITFQSGDRFVDNPKTIRRNFHFKQEFETSNGNSGISLFSENDYFQTSNNYSTSLRNNKIEQLISPQFSLPINKLSIADEEFPWFDKLNVISNSLMCTNLLDEKDIKEPKINSQRLANISTGTWIRDAENTVSSQVNIQNENYTNQSLIDSLTIINTDQQFQTTADNTNRYQEPIKNFDSEFTRFPYREYIYDDTRNFNCTTENNLGLQSYSGKSQTNTYSNDISCKEKQVENEHNIMHTNVVSTITDEKVNMPCYEYLISTTKGLAKIFFRIAEITNKKLCIFHFENEGWLLTNDFVAAFTTYTTVSEYCKQLQICHLNINFKEINRLESPTAFFQLDKMPLNVSRDKANRINNIHLMPLKSIIRVLIKLKIVTIEEVNRINITRGFRENLILQKVWILIRFYGQLKRFVQKRMDK